The window aaatatatggatCACTCCTGAGATAGTCATAGCGAAGCGCAATCTAATGAATCTGCACTGGTTGCACTCAAATTTAAAGAGTCAGAGCACTTATTCTTTGtacaaaaaaaccaaaaacgagtatatttcgcTAATCAGAAATACTAGGTTGAAATTCCATAATGACCTTATTGGAAGAtcagacaataaaaataaaacagtatgGTCCATTGTAAATAACTTAACTGGCAGGAGGAGAAAACCAAATGAAAGTATTGAACTGCTCGTTGATGGTGTTTTGCATAATGATCCCAACGAATTATCAAAAATCtttgtcaattatttttcaacggTAACCGAAACCACTCTTCATTTATACTATGGGGGATCTTTGTCTTCCTCATGTACTTCTGCAGTAATGCTGAATACAACATTTTTCTTTTATCCAGTGATTGAGTGTGAAGTTGCTGATGTAATAAAGTTACTAAAAAACAATAAGTGTGCaggagctgattctatatctgCCAGAATTCTGAAGTTGATAAGCTCAGATATTTGTGGACATTTTACTCACTGTATTAATCTCTCTGTAAGTTCTGGCATTTTTCCTACTATTCTGAAAAAGGCCTTAGTTGTtccaatcttcaaaaaaaatgatataaatagTATCATgaattatagacctatttctATTGTTAGTATATTTTCTAAAGTGTTTGAAAGAATTGTGTTCAACAGAATGATCAAATATCTTGACAAATTCAATGTACTCGATAATGCCCAACATGGTTTTAGATCGGGTCACTCAACGGAAACAGCTGCAGTTTCCTTTATTAATTATGTGTATGAATGTCTTGACAATGGCTTGTATGTAGCAGGTTTATTTTTTGACCTCTCGCGAGCATTCGATagtctttcatttcaatttatagttGACAAGTGTTACAATTTGGGTTTTCGAGGTGTATTTTTGGATTGGGTCCGCAGCTATCTCGAGGGTAGATCCATATCTGTAAAAGTTGAAGGCTGTCTATCAGACGAGCACGATCTTAATCTAGGAGTGCCACAAGGATCCGTCCTTGGGCCTCTTTTATTTTTGCTCTTCATCAATGATCTCCCTGTAAATTTAAGAGTAATTTTCTTGGATTTGCTAACGTGTAGACGCTTTTCGTCTTCGATAGGAGGGACTCAACAAAAGTTGAGTCTCTTCGCTGATGATGCTTCGGTAGTAGTTTCGGCCCCAACATTCGAGGAACTTCAGGCTCTCTGTGAGCTTCTACTACAGAGCTTTGTGAAATGGTGTCAtaagaataatttaatgatCAATATCGATAAAACCGAATGTATCCATTTCACAATTATCCATAGTGATCGTGAACTGGTGATTCGTCATTTGGATAGTGCTATTCTATCTAAGAGTGGCACTAAATTTCTTGGCATTCACCtcgataataatttaaaatgggGTATGCACATTGATTCTGTATGCAAAAAACTGAACAGTTCTTATTTTGCCATAAATAGGGTGAAAACCCTACTTCCTTTAGAAtcgataataaatatatattatagcaTGGTCTATAGCCACCTGTCGTATAATATTCTACTGTGGGGAAACTCTTCGGATGTTGGAAGGGCTTTCATAATACAAAAACGTATTTTACGTTTGATATTCAGCATACCTCCACGTTCGTCGTGTAGACCCATATTTATAGAAAACAATATTATGACCTTAtcgtcaattttcattttgaaatgtctaCTATATGTGAAGGAGAATGAGGGAAAATTCATACAATTGTCTAGTTTTCATAACTACGGAACCAGAAGTGAGAGAACATTGTATGTTCCCAAGCACAGAACAACAAAGTTAGAAAAATCTCCTATTTATCAATGTGTTAAACTATACAACCATTTGCCTCACAATATTAGATCTCTTGTTTTTAGTAAGttcaagaaaattgtaaaaaagttatTAGTGAATAGATGTTATTATACTGTAAATGATTACCTCAATGATGTAATAgtgattagttgaataatttttctttttatctgtatgacttatcctatacatttatttgtcttagaggattaataaattattattattattattattattattattacataagAAAGCtgcgtgcaaaatgggtgccgcgcgagctcacaatcgatcaaaagcaacagtgtgttaatgattctgagcactgtttgaagctgtttaagtggaATAAGCCTGAATATTTGCGTCGATatgacaatagatgaaacagggctccataatttcactacggagtccaatcgacagtcagctaagtggactacacacgatgaaccgaatctaaagcgaggaagaacacaacagtcagctggcaaggttatggcattagtattccgGGATACGCAAGGTATAATGTTCACTGAtcacctccaaaaaggccagaccatcaacagcgattattatatagcgttattggatcgtttaaaggatgaaatcgttgaaaaacggctccATTTAAAACAAaatggtgctgtttcatcaagacaatgcgctgtgcacaaatcaatgaaaacaatggctaaattgcatgaattgggcttcgaattgcttctggatccaccgtattcaccagatctggccctcagcgactttctcctgttctcagacctcgaaagaatgatagcaggaaagaaatttagccccaatgaagaagtagtcaccgaaactgaggcctatttcgaagcgaaagacaaatcgtactacaaaaatggtatcgaaaagttggaagatcgctataatcgctagattgcccttgaaggcaactatgttgaataataaaatcgaattttgccaaaaaatgtgttttactatggtagaccggggacttttcaattggcctgtcagGCCAATTGTAGTAGTTTGACCAACAAGATATGCGTTTACCTTATTTGTTGTTATATGTTACTTGTACACTCTGCAGCTGATTGGACGTCTTTTTGCACACTAATAGAGACTGAATACCCTTTATGTATGGAGAAATATCTTACCCTCTTTGCTGTTTTCTGATGACGTCCAATTCGTAGGCCAGGTATGGAGCTATTGTTCTTGACGGTGGAAGTGTGGGCGATAAGGGAAAGTCTCTTGGGCTATGTTTTACCTTCATCGCCACATCTGCGTCACAAGAAAGACATTTGACGTTCCTGAAACACAAAACTTTTTCgtaaagaaacattttttgagctAGTTCCGTGTTTGTCAGAAGTGACGAAtagaaaagtttgttttcttaTTGTGATGAAGAGACACCAGATGGATTGCAAAAATCCTAATAAAACGAATCCTGCTTTCTGTCTCATACGATTGTAGATAAAATTTCAAGGAAAAGTGCGAGAAGATTGAGTCAGATGGATTCATTATAACCCTTCAGGACACTTGGAATTCTTCATAACCCTTTCACGACTCTTGGAAGTTAGGCAGACCGTGGTATAAGGATACTCCTTACAATGAGCTCTTGGAAAGCCCAACAAACAGCCAGAACCGGCCTGCATATAAAAAGTGGGAAGACAACTAATCTTTCCATATGGTCTACAACTGTCTCAAGTCTAGCAAAAAAGATCTCGGCGAGGAGAAGCTTATCTCTGAATCCATAACACTGCAGTTAGTTGAGGGTCACCGTGaagaaataattgaatgaatatgtGGAAATTTACCAAATGAAACTCAAGAGTGTTATCTTATCAAAGTAACACTTTTGAATGTGAAATTATCGGTTAATTTTGAGCACTTGTGTATAACCGATAGTTCACTGTTCTGTATGATAAACTGTCTAGTAGTGTTAGATAATGACCATTTCTATGAATGGAGTTAGTATACTTTCGATAGTATATCCTCATCAAATTAACATTAACACtgtcaaatataaaattttgccaATTTCTGCTAAAATCTTGATTGATGTTTCTGTTCTTTCTGTTCATACCGTCGAATTaatgataatttattattatattgtattCACCTCAAAAGCATTTGCTTAGTAGCTGCTGCTTCCTGCTCATTCTGATACATTTTCATAGAGCGTACCTTGTTCCTTAGAATCTTTAGTTTATTTTGTACGAAATCTTGTAGAGCTATCAATTCGTTCTTTTCCAATTTCGAAaccatttcattttgtaattctaTCAATGCTTTCTGCCACAAATCTTCCTGAAATGAATTTGTATCAGCTTGTCTATAATTTTGAAGTAATAAAGAATTCTTTGAGTCCTACCAGTTTGTTGTTTGATTTTATTGCTTAGTAATCATTATTCCCTTGGGCATAATGTAATCCCTACTTTAAACTCACTCCTTTATAAATTACTTGAAATTGGAAGCAGAGTTTCTGACAGCAACTGGATCCACCAGTATACAATATTTGATATACctactacactgcgcaaaaaaattaacgcacattctgaaaatctcaattttaatgaagattaactctacattgactttataacttattttttatgttctctcgggaaggttttgaacgaaacgagacacattaaatggaagaaaaattcaggatttcaccgaatcttatgtgaaagaagagaaataaacaattttcaaaatactggaatgcttgcgttaattacagctcggcaacgacggttcctactcaaaatgagtgatcttaaaatgttctgatctaatccttcccagacttctctgagttggattcctaagtcattaagagtagctggatgattttttgaacttctcagccttctattgaggatgtcccaaacctgctcaatcggattgagatctggacttcttgctggccattccattcgagagaattcaacctcttcaaggtactcctgaacaatgcgcgcacgatggggtctggcattatcgtccataaaaatgaaattttcaccaatgtatggggcaaatggcactacatgctcttcaagaatgttccttatatacctatcagcattcatagctccattatcaacgaccactaggtctgtgcgagcagtcaaagatattccaccccataccataatcgatcctcccccgaaaccagtagaattcaggaaattgcactgagcatatctttcatgttgacgtctgtatacaagggaacgtcgatcacaatggtagaggcagagatatgctctctcgcaaaatccaaacgcgcccttcgatgggctggggtaagagctgggcttcttgccgcgacacgaggccttaaatcatattctctgaggcgatttcttattgtctgagtgctaatttgcaccccatgagtttgctcaagctgattttgaaggaggcgagcggttgcaaaccgttgtctcaacgaagaaactctcaagtgaagttcttgaatggcagttgtacccgtggtctaccctgtcctggtcttcggacattcatacctgtcttccttaatcgctgcaacattctggacacacttatatgggaaactccaaacctttctgcaattcttgtgtatgtccacccttcttctcgcaaaactaccgcttgggcacattcctcttgggtcaaattgcgtgtttcgcgttgcatagcgatcgagtgtagaaaatcaaacgaaagaaaaactattgatcactagaattgatcgagaacaactgatttaagaatggagccaatacattcaaaatctgataatttcatctttttttattcctgctgggaacaaacatctgtattgaagaaaaacgttgaaagtggataacatatgcatgcataattctgataaaaataattatcattgagaacacttccagttgtagaataaatttgagatttccataatgtgcgttaatttttttgcgcagtgtatatccaTATAAGATGCTTATATTATCCTGACCTGAGTAGTTAGTCTTGCTATAGCATCGTCAAGATTGATTTTCAGTTCATCATATGTTTTGTCGAACTTCTCCTCAGACACTTTACCAATGATTAGTTCAGCATCTAGTTTCTTCTCGAGAGCATGCTCGAAATCATCTTGAGTCACTGCGATAGTTTTCAGGACTTCTACCTGTTCCATCAGAACCTATGAAAAGTTGTTGTTGCATTATTTAACATATTTATTTTGGAAGAATACTTAGCAATATTGCACAATAAGAAAACTTACACTCATTTCCATTTCTTTTCGTTCAAAAGCATCtagtaatttttgttgatcactCTTGAATTTCTCTACCTCATGTCTGACatgtttgaatttttcgttCAGTATTTCCATGGGACCTTTCTGGTCCGATACAGTATCCCTATAATAAGAATTTTTAAGGAGGTGTAcaaaattcgttgtctagtgaggagaTTTCGAGAATGATATGAGCTAAAGAAGAGCAGATGGTCCATTTTCGAGTCATATTTACTGACTTATCGAAGTcagaaaataagaagaaaacgTCTCTTCTGGTGGAAACGAACATTTCaagatcatttattttttctcggAAGATTCCAAAtgcttattttttgaaaaaaattacctgaAGGACTATGTGCGATATGCTTTCTTCAAGCTCCAACAATTCTTGACAAACTTTCACTAGgccaaaaatttttcatagaaaaaaaaatttttctgtcgaaaattttttgcaaaattttacatagaaaaaaaaaatttgccaaCCCTGAACAGTCCTTGATGCTGGGTTTGATTTAATTGAATCGGgtatcaatatttcaatattgaaaaaaaatctgtttggATTGATCACTACTATTATAGAAGACACTCACACTACTCTTTTATTTAGACCGGACATAGCATCTTCTAGACCTGCACACTGCCCAAACAAATTACCGATTTGCTCCGATGTCATGCGATCAAGCACTTCAACCTGGTCCATGATTTGCTTAACTCTCACCTCTATTGTAGCAACTTTATTGTGCAAATTTGCTTCAGCTGGTCCAGCAGCTGTGAAAAAAGcaaactttattatttctttatatgccctagaatattttttttatgttctggttcccaggaaaggagatatcctgtaatgttcaAAGGAGGTAGGaattggtgtttttttttaaatttatgaaGGTTATATGTTCCAGAGCCTTGCTGTTCGTTGGATGAACAAGTCTTTGAAGAGAGATGTTCTGCAGGTCTCCAACGCGACCACAAAGGGGTGTGAAGACTGAACTTGACAGGTTAACCTCGAAGAGACTGCCAGGAACGATCTTTAATAGTTCAGAAGAGCATCGCccatgaaaatatctataaaatagaGACAGATCGCTTACTTTTCTACGTTGTTCCAAAGTGGTGAGCGAGTTTGTAAGCGAGGCAGTATTGGAGCCCTGGAAGAGAAGGCGGTATGGAGGGTACTATCATCCGCAAAACTGTGTACTAGACATGAAGTTGCTCCCAACAGATCATTGATGTGAAGTAGAAATAGTGTTGGTGCTAGAATTGATCCCTGCGGAAGACCAGCATTTATGATTAGAGAGTCAGATGAAACTACATCCACAACCGCATGAAGAGGTCTGCCCGAGAGAAAACTAGCTAGCAGAGAACAAAGCTGAGGAGGCAAGCCATAAGATGGAAGATTTCGTATAATTATTGATTTCCCAACCCGTTTTCATgacaatttcaaaactgcagattcgaaAGCgataaaaatttgcatttggatgatGATGGCATTGTTTCGTGGAAACGAGTATCATTCTTTAAGTGgttattattaaataattttttcatgatagaatcgaatatttttctattcCGAAATAATTATCTTACCATTTTCTTCCCCATGTAACAAAAGTTTCAAAGCATTCACTTCCTTTGTGAGTAATTCTAATGCATTTTTGTTTCCTAAGGCGGTTATGGACATCCTGAAACGAAATTATTCTATTAGGATAAGGGGAGGCTCTCTCAGAGAGAAACGACAATAATACAATAATCTTGATAATTGCGGAACGTAAGCCAACTTGAATGACACGGAGGTATACAGGgggattcaccgggatggcctattagacatttatggaaaactaatgataattttgagctgaaaatttggatatcggggtttgagacaatgacctTTTTCCCTAAAGTATTTTCAggtctctacaacttccggttgaaCCGGAaaaagactactacttccttatttcaaatggcacacctagtatattatttcatcggTTATTTTTACACACTTGCAAAGATAGCATAAAATAGTAAAATACGTCCATTATTTTATTAAGCACCTCACTGAAATGGTTTTTATTCATTACAAAGTAGAAAATTGCAGAAAGTTCAATTCTGTTCACCTTTTTACGATCTGAACTAAAAGGTTCATTAATGCTGAATTCACTAACGAAATATAAGAAACTCATGTAGAACAAacacataaaatattttatataattacCCTCGTAAGTCAGACAGACTTCCAACATCCAAAAGGCGTTCCTTAGAACCtgcaaaaaaaatgagaaaatatgtATCTTGAATTGATACATTCGAATAATTCCgtttattttttaattcgaatataGTAATGTGCTTTAGATAAACACCTGGAGTGacgtgaaattttgcatgacaaagaaactgcaacacatggaaggagctgtttgaattttaaatttttttcgataaaacatagatagtatagcaaggagtaaatgattggaatttaaagaaaaaaaacgaagggtttacaatttttttttattaaatttgttaataatgtgctTGTCCACTGCGATTATATATACacttcccaacacgtctcggtcttgatgcaataagatgatctatttcgtcttgagggatactattccaagctacctgtacttcatgtctctgAGCCCCCAACATCAGTGGGAGCtggagtaaatttccaagccttctacccatgatgtcccaaacatgctctataggcgaaagatcgggggatcttgGCGGCCAATGCAAAAGATGCACATAGGTCACTTCGAAGAaattcaaactaactctggcaatatgaggttgggcattattttgctgaaatattggattctcgaggcGGTTAAGGTatgggagaacatatggctccactatttcttgaaggtgacGTAGCGCTGTCATATAACCTCGAATAAatactaaaggtgacctactgcATGTgaaatagcaccccataccataactcctactgtccggtgtacatgacgctcaacatcgaaCTGAGGttggttcacgtctttctcgtCGTCTatcttcttcggccatcatgtacacccaaggagaatcgagattcatcagaaaagacgacctgatgtcattccacattccaatgttgacgttctctgcaccactgtaatcgttgccggcgatgctcaaccgtcagaggtaaacaaattatttacaaatttataaaaaaaaaatgtaaacccttcgttttttcctccaaatctcaatcatttactcgttgctatactatctatgttttaccaaaaaaattgaacagctccttctgggtgttgcagtttctttttcagttagtacatatacagaataattatttcaagcttcgtgcataATTTCATATCGATGATGTCACCAGAACCAGAGTGAAGTAAAGcggaatacaaaaaaaatcgtCTTATTTCAGTATTACTTCCTTGCTCTTGAAATCATCAATTACCTACAGCACAATCTCGACCTAAGTCTTCGACCAGGCTTGCCAATTTCGCCATCGCTTCCTCTACAGCATCCAATCTTTTCATCAGCGATAAATTCTGAACCATATCTGCTATTGGCGTGTCGCTCATGCTTCTAGCTGGCTTTTGGGCAACCGACGAACTTCCACTCATTGTTGGCGCAGCAGATTCTCTGAAAACCATCATGAGAGGAATCACATAAAAAGGGTTCACCGAAACATTGAATCAATAAGACTTGAGagcggaatagttatttataatacaagtgcagaaggcattgatattcttccacgagttcaaaattcaaaaacgagccacgaagtggcgagttttggaatgaacgagtggtagagccttctgtacgagtattatacattattttctctaattcattgcattttcattgaaattaatgaaatatttccatatatataatttagtgatttttgcattgaaaagtgttggttggcagatctgatttctttaaggcaatttgatgaattgacagataaagccgtagcggaaagttcg is drawn from Harmonia axyridis chromosome 7, icHarAxyr1.1, whole genome shotgun sequence and contains these coding sequences:
- the LOC123684477 gene encoding uncharacterized protein LOC123684477, producing the protein MENVTLMSLNQMCDLALGLVNPGVIHFDILHQILRTIIQQCNLIDVKIKMQGEKSLEMQKFTSSNKRQSQVTLPSVKQMAIAPFPGSIEPSVHEPSLSTQKSVGETPSHKLDEKSSSIKEANVIVLDHADNKPLEHTVSISVEQMQWIIDSIEQLRRQVHEIKYLPANMDIIGSLRESAAPTMSGSSSVAQKPARSMSDTPIADMVQNLSLMKRLDAVEEAMAKLASLVEDLGRDCAVGSKERLLDVGSLSDLRGMSITALGNKNALELLTKEVNALKLLLHGEENAAGPAEANLHNKVATIEVRVKQIMDQVEVLDRMTSEQIGNLFGQCAGLEDAMSGLNKRVVDTVSDQKGPMEILNEKFKHVRHEVEKFKSDQQKLLDAFERKEMEMSVLMEQVEVLKTIAVTQDDFEHALEKKLDAELIIGKVSEEKFDKTYDELKINLDDAIARLTTQEDLWQKALIELQNEMVSKLEKNELIALQDFVQNKLKILRNKVRSMKMYQNEQEAAATKQMLLRNVKCLSCDADVAMKVKHSPRDFPLSPTLPPSRTIAPYLAYELDVIRKQQRGQAHSRNMHHFEASVRNKEDRVENRYCGGPHTVTTPVQRVTRMGNFMEQWGPEMASVNEKFIKGTDQKIYIGCIAEPIRPIKKQSAILVEGDIVRDRKSMHDVATHFPERDSFVSKGESERKSKGTSMTSDLRRQSSGSNKMKTPTKKSSGDRKPNTPVESAVGFVDANPDNSSAP